One Prolixibacteraceae bacterium DNA segment encodes these proteins:
- a CDS encoding efflux RND transporter periplasmic adaptor subunit, producing the protein MRRVQLFGLVISILFISITSCSKKQKKSTTPPSIYVTSVKQQSIPDQLEFVGQTYGYKDIEIRARVDGFLEGIYFKEGSKVKKGQLLYRVEPRQLKAKLNQAQSQLAVAKANLINARNFYDRVAPLAEIDALSQKDLDQATANKDAAIAQVKVAQASVHYAKIELEYTQISAPISGIIGKTAAKVGDYVGRSPNPIVLNEISEIDSILVDFYLPETRYLQLIEKAKKRDNKYINTTKFQMILADGSTYPLMGRLNFIDRNVDPKTGSIRIQVVFPNTDLVLRPGQYAKIRAILGEITSALMIPQKAVFEIQGGFSVFIVKEDNTLQFKKVSVGEKFGDLWHITKGLDKNDRVVSEGLLMVKNGMKITPLKR; encoded by the coding sequence ATGAGAAGAGTTCAACTATTCGGGTTGGTAATCTCCATCCTATTTATATCAATCACGTCGTGTAGTAAAAAGCAGAAAAAATCGACGACACCACCAAGTATTTACGTAACGTCCGTAAAACAACAGTCGATCCCTGATCAACTTGAGTTTGTCGGACAGACATATGGATATAAAGACATTGAAATTAGAGCTAGGGTTGATGGCTTTTTAGAGGGAATATACTTTAAAGAAGGGTCGAAAGTAAAAAAAGGACAACTTCTCTATAGGGTAGAACCTCGACAATTAAAAGCAAAGCTGAATCAAGCACAGAGCCAACTTGCTGTAGCAAAAGCGAATCTTATTAATGCTCGCAACTTTTATGATAGGGTGGCCCCTTTGGCAGAAATTGACGCTTTAAGTCAGAAAGACTTAGATCAAGCAACTGCAAACAAAGATGCAGCAATAGCACAAGTAAAAGTAGCCCAAGCATCAGTTCATTATGCTAAAATAGAACTTGAGTATACTCAAATATCTGCACCAATATCTGGTATTATAGGTAAAACCGCTGCAAAAGTAGGGGACTATGTAGGAAGAAGCCCAAATCCAATAGTGCTAAACGAAATATCAGAAATTGACTCCATATTGGTAGACTTTTACCTGCCAGAGACTAGATATTTACAGCTTATTGAAAAGGCAAAAAAGAGGGACAATAAATATATTAATACAACAAAGTTTCAAATGATCTTAGCAGATGGTTCAACATATCCATTGATGGGACGATTAAACTTTATTGATAGAAATGTTGATCCCAAAACAGGAAGTATCAGAATTCAGGTGGTCTTTCCAAATACGGACCTAGTACTTCGTCCAGGACAATATGCTAAGATAAGGGCAATCTTAGGTGAAATTACTAGTGCCTTGATGATCCCTCAAAAGGCAGTATTTGAGATTCAAGGTGGGTTCTCTGTGTTTATAGTAAAAGAGGATAACACCCTTCAATTTAAAAAAGTTTCTGTGGGAGAGAAATTTGGTGATTTATGGCATATCACGAAAGGTTTAGATAAAAATGACAGAGTTGTTTCTGAAGGACTTCTCATGGTAAAAAATGGCATGAAAATAACCCCATTAAAACGTTAG